In Cataglyphis hispanica isolate Lineage 1 chromosome 8, ULB_Chis1_1.0, whole genome shotgun sequence, the DNA window gaaaataatatttttagaagtattcaaagttatttataaaacttctaataatatacatatctctatttagagagatttataaattataaaattaaagataaaactgtttcgaaatatatattttaaaaacatcgttcaataaattatctatcatAGCttctaaaatttgaataacttCAATTAATCGGGATATATccgtataaagaaattattaattttttacagttcACCATGATTATCTTAtacgagattatatatattttgacaaaaatattacaacttCTTCTGCAAATTCTTTACTACATCTGTGAGAGCATATGTCACAAATTATTTGGATTACAGGAAAAAAGTGTGGTTGGTGAAATTGTTTTGGTATGTacaaaatgtgtgtatgtgtgatatagattaaaaattcgcgtaatcaaagaaagaaattgacaaaaaaaatgcaaaaatattgcgaatagtgtgaatatattcatttatctatttatctacaatcacacaattaatattagttactaaaaaaaatttcgatatgcTATCgttctttcattatattatattgtatcattatattgtatatgtgcaattgcaaaaaaaaattttttttaagtgatcTTAAACCATATTTACcgctacaaataaaaaaagtttgttcaaaaaatgcaatattaaaaagataaaaataagaaacaattattaaaaaaaaaaaaaaaaactcgtacGACTTTGCGCTTCTGATATCAAATTCGATgcgtaattaataatgaataaacatTCCTAAGatatcacattatatatttatgatattacattatacaaattgaaaatacaaaaattttatcatgtgCATAGTAATTagtctcatttttttatattctatacgtatattttaatgcaatagaTAACAGGTGCTGGTCACGGTATAGGCAGAGAGTTGGCGATTCAATACGCACATTTAGGTGCGGCAGTTGTGTGTTTAGATGTAAATCAACAATTAAATGAGAAGGTAGCAAATGAAATCaaggaaattgaaaaaagtccGGTTTATGCGTACCAGTATGTTGTTCTCTTATAGCGTTACTTATTTCTCACATATCATGATCAAAGGATCTggtcattatttttgtttacaatgATCAAAATTGCTTTAACTTGGCAGAATATGGAGCCAAtagtttatttgttatatgacaaacatttcatttattaacttGCACGTCatagataatgtaaaatattacatcatatTACGTCCAAAtatcattcaatataaattcagCTGACATCAGTAGAATAAtgccattatattataatttttatatcatatgatatacatataattaatgtcgTATGATCaagactaattaattttttctacagaTGTGATGTATCTAAAAGAGAACAAGTTTTCAAGAtagctaaattaataaaacaagaaatcgGTGAcgtaactattttaattaataatgctgGTATAATGCCATGTCACACATTCCTGAATTATACAAGCGATCAGATCAGACGAGTCTTTGATATCAATATACTAGCACATATTTGGGTAAGAATTGAAGTTATGATCgtgtatgaatattaaattagtttttcgcttttaaaaaaatattattttcgctttatattattttcagataatataattatagtactcggaaattttatatcataacgaaatttaatatgatatcgttgcttatatttaaaaaacatgaaaaatatataagatggacatatatattattcgtcTTCgcgaattaatattcatattgttTTCAGATGTTAGAAGCATTTCTACCAAgcatgattgaaaaaaatcatggtCATATTGTTGCACTCTCGTCATTAGCAGGACTTGTAGGGATTCCTTATTTAGTGCCTTATAGCGCTACAAAATTTGCAGTCagaggtaatttttttttatgattttatacttAGACGTTATAAGCCATTTTCTTcttcaataatttcattcgaaataattaacaatttggaaaaatttgttGCTTTCACAAGCGTTTACTTTTTAGGTCTTATGGAAACGCTTAAGAACGAATTACGAATATCTAGCCAGGGAAAATCTTTAATCCAATTCTCTACCATTTATCCTTACATGTCAGATACGGGACTTTGCaaaaatccaaaaataaataaatcgtaagtttaagacaaaattaatacaacaaaCGAGCATATGCAATATTGCAATCGCAAATGTAAAAAACCCCCTCGCTTATTTCTGAATGATGATTTCTAAgcaatgaatatttttgtatcatcTTTCTTCCAGGCTTTCGAACTTTATGCCATTAAATATGCCAAAATATGTAGCTGCACAAATAATTAGTGCTCAACGGCGaaacataaacaatttttctgtACCTTCATTTTGGTCATTAAGCATTGCATTCATTAGGTAactaaaatctaatatttataatgatatatttgtaaatctgtatgtgaaaaatatgagaaagcATGAATTGTGCAGTATTTAATATACCACATTTGTCTTAAAGTCGACAActgcattaaattttcaatataaaaataaaaatttatttttattatgtgtgcgtgtatgtagtatgtataataaaaatttatataatttattaatataataaattaaaatatatcctacaatttgcaattatattttgaattattttaaatatgtattaaaatatatagagactatttacaatataatttaattttttcagattGTTACCTGAAAAGGCACAAGACAGAATAAGAGATTTTTTAGACACTGGTGTAGAACCagaaagttaattaatatgaaaatggtataattgtaaatcatcaaatttttaaagatttatgaaaaagaaaaaaaaagaaaccatatgtgatacaattatatcaatttttcgtatattattatatgttattatattgtatttcattatattgtattttctattttattatatattgtatttatcctattttgtatttatttttgtttctatctTATCGTTATAATATGTGTGTTACATTCCactacttataaaaaatttattaatgttcataagtaagataataaatatatatataattatttttaaaatatataattcaaaaataaaaaaaaaattgaaatttatgcgTGTGAAAAAgggataatataaatattaaaaatattaaatattattttatatcaaaaatgaaTAGAAGAATTCATTTCTGGCTATCTTAGATAGATGAACACAAGCATTAGCATATATGCTATTTCTAAAAAGCATAGCTCTATGACAAATTAtacaaagtatatacatacactgcaaaatttatattaagtgaATATATAAACTACAATTATCGcttcatcaaaataatatatcaaaagatacaattatttgcatacacaaataaatacatacatacgcacaaatatcaatttttttaatttaaattttattttacataaacatataaaatgcaaattatattgtatttatataaatccacaataataataaacaaatatacaatatatatgaatatatcttCTGCACtaatgtattgaaaaatcGGATTGTAAGATatgattaaaagttttatcaagACGATCAAAGCCTTTTAAACCGACTTTTGCACCAGCTATATAACATGCAAATTTGATAGCTCTTTGTAAAACCAtttcatcaataaattttgttcGATTACATTCCAAATTTTCTATatgaagatttttttgtttaatatctcGTCTAATTATCGTGCTATTATCAATAGTGTCATCCCCCAATTTATTAGTATCATTCGCTTCCTcgtctttatatttatgcataaattctaatttactcttatttaagtaatatagAACAGCTGCATTAAATGTGTCACCTGCCCCTAAAGTATCGATCACCTTGTGTGGTGGAAAAGCAGGAGACTGTACTATCGCACCACAAGGAGTACGAGCAATTGCACCTTCTTCTGCCCAAGCACAAATAATAGCTCctctagaaaaatatttatctctcatcacagtaatattttatatataaactctaaaaaataatttctgtattTCTTACCTAAGTCTGGCATCTTGGCCAATGCTATGGATTACCTCCTTCATATCGTTAAAACCCTGGTTCTTAGCAAAATCTTTTGCTATAAATGCTACGTCAGTATATGACAACAAATCTAATAATCTTGGACCTGATCTAGGACTTTCTAGTTCCACACTAATCGTAATTGGCATACATTTCTTATCGTGATTATTTGTACCATTTaaagagttattatatttttctatacattgTATCATAAGCAACATTTCATCTATATTTCTTCcctaataacataaaatgttGTAATTGTTTtactacataaaaatttatcatttacattataaaacatactTCAAAATGAACCCAGCTGTATTCTGCTAAATTTAGTTGTTCAAAGTTCTTTACTGTCAATTCTGGTAAATTTTGATTGTGATACACAATTGTACGAGTTCCAGTATTTAAACTCAATATAATAGTTGCAGTAGGACAGCCAGTGCCTTTTATCATAGGACAGTGCGAAtagtcaattttatatttacgcagatcattttgcataaaattgacATGCTCATCTGCACTTAAACAAGCCAGAAATTCGCATGACTGTCCTAGCAACGATAGTACAGTACAAGTGTTTGATGCATTACCCCCTCTTTGCCATCTATAGTCAATagatctgaaaaatatatttacaataaaaaataaaaagaataaaataataagaaataaaaatatgtttaaatcagaaattaaaagactacaatataatatatgtataacttttaaaaattaagaattacaaaaagtaaaatttccataagaatttcttccacaaaattaaatgttttgtaatttatataaaatacaagataataataaaacaaatactatcattaaaaaaaatatatatttttgcaaagatCAATACGGTCAACGTTAaacaaaaagttaatttatctcatatatttatgaatattgtaATCATTAAATTCGTCACTgtcatttctttaatattcttatgcttttttccagataaaaaaatccaagcaagtttttttttgtattatatgtggtgaatattaaaataattattctcagaattctttcttattattattgtcaatgTCAGATGGATCGCTTTCTTatagaaaaaacaatttaaacattttacattgTTGAGAGGACACATATGCGTATTTTATTGGAATTATCTCATGTAAGatgctaaaaaatttatctatttaaaaaaaaagttagaaaaagaaaaatcatttccATCATAAGATCATATGATCGATACGAAATTTATACGCAGTCGCAAATCACGGACATATATGTGAGGTGTGGCCAATGAGATTTTCGTGCGCTTACACGGCAAACTCATTTGAATTAGGCGCGAACGAATCTCGGACCATGTAACGATACATTATGATACATTAACCTTTGAGTAGAATCCTCCGCAGGAAACTGCTCGCACGTTTGAACAATATCAAGGCAGATGCGTCCCACGCATAAGATCTTCGACACGTAAAGTTCCATCGGTGAGGATGACTCATGGACGACCTTTTCGTTAAAGTCAATCTCCGGACTCGACATCGTGTCGACAATTGAAAGTGTCGATCAAGGTCAAGCATATGCTTTTGTTTAATAGTTTGAAGTTTCCCACGTGCCACGTGAATAGATGCGGTCACCCACAACCCACAACGTTTCTAAAGTTAGCTGACAATCGTGCACATAAACtttatctgtttttattaGGGCCTGTtcgcataaattttacatagatCGTCCATAAAGCGTATATGCATAAAGAAGAGTCAACCAATTGCAGATCTGAAATAAAGAATGCTTGATTATCATATgttctatatattatcatgaCTTATCGCGTGGACTcatgacatatatattaaatttaatctattttctttctcttatgtACTCTCTGCCCATTTATACGggaaaaataatggaaatataattgtttgtgttttagaaaaaataaagtttgccataattagaaaattatatgatgctcgaaaaaaattgtcccttataagtattttatataatataataataggagGAAAAATCTATAATGTATTGTCGCTTACGTGATCATTCAAATTCTTGCGCCAAATGGCCAGAAAGAGGAGGAGAATCGTCGTGAAGGTCGTGAAGGGTGCTCAAAATGCCAAGATGGCGACGACATTGAGCTTTTAGCATACCGCGCAATACCCGTTGTTTGAAATTACCTTCAAACTTACGGTACCGCGACGGA includes these proteins:
- the LOC126851482 gene encoding ketohexokinase-like, whose protein sequence is MSSPEIDFNEKVVHESSSPMELYVSKILCVGRICLDIVQTCEQFPAEDSTQRSIDYRWQRGGNASNTCTVLSLLGQSCEFLACLSADEHVNFMQNDLRKYKIDYSHCPMIKGTGCPTATIILSLNTGTRTIVYHNQNLPELTVKNFEQLNLAEYSWVHFEGRNIDEMLLMIQCIEKYNNSLNGTNNHDKKCMPITISVELESPRSGPRLLDLLSYTDVAFIAKDFAKNQGFNDMKEVIHSIGQDARLRGAIICAWAEEGAIARTPCGAIVQSPAFPPHKVIDTLGAGDTFNAAVLYYLNKSKLEFMHKYKDEEANDTNKLGDDTIDNSTIIRRDIKQKNLHIENLECNRTKFIDEMVLQRAIKFACYIAGAKVGLKGFDRLDKTFNHILQSDFSIH